One window from the genome of Enterococcus haemoperoxidus ATCC BAA-382 encodes:
- a CDS encoding ATP-binding cassette domain-containing protein, with the protein MKELVKIEQLSYRKGRKQIFNQLNFSVSSGKIIALIGENGSGKTTIMRLLSGLALNWKGQILIDNCVVGTKTKSFVAYLEDQNNFQSNVQIEEVISFYARFYSDFDKRRAYELLRFMNLSESEKIGNLSKGNTEKFALSMTLARKAKLYLLDEPLSGVDLLSREKIIQSLLQWFDEESTIIITTHQLREIENIIDEVMFLRDGQIILHESLETIKEVKHKDLEDLYREVYEI; encoded by the coding sequence ATGAAGGAATTAGTTAAGATTGAACAATTGAGTTATCGTAAGGGAAGGAAACAAATTTTTAATCAGTTGAATTTTTCTGTTTCATCAGGAAAAATCATTGCACTGATTGGGGAGAATGGCTCTGGAAAAACAACGATCATGCGCTTGCTTTCTGGTTTAGCTTTGAATTGGAAAGGTCAGATTTTAATTGATAACTGTGTCGTTGGGACAAAAACGAAGTCTTTTGTGGCTTATTTAGAAGATCAGAATAATTTTCAATCTAACGTGCAAATAGAAGAGGTCATTTCATTTTATGCACGTTTTTACTCAGATTTTGATAAGCGAAGAGCTTACGAATTATTGCGATTTATGAATTTGAGTGAGTCAGAAAAAATAGGGAACTTGTCAAAAGGAAATACAGAAAAATTTGCTTTAAGTATGACGTTGGCTAGAAAAGCAAAATTATATTTATTAGATGAACCATTGAGCGGAGTAGATTTATTATCAAGAGAAAAAATCATACAATCATTGTTGCAGTGGTTTGACGAAGAAAGTACCATCATTATCACTACGCATCAGTTAAGAGAAATTGAAAATATTATTGATGAAGTAATGTTTTTACGTGATGGTCAGATCATACTTCATGAATCTTTAGAAACAATCAAAGAAGTAAAACATAAAGACTTAGAAGATTTGTATCGAGAGGTGTACGAAATATGA